The Streptomyces sp. HUAS MG91 sequence GCCGGATCGAGCCACAGCCCGTCCCCGGCCTCGGTCTCGAACGCCTGATGGAACTCGTCCAGGTTGCGCACGATGTTCGCCCGGAACTCCGGCGGGGAGTGCGGGTCGATGGTCAGGTACTGCTGCTCCTGCTCCTTGCGCCGCTTGGTGCGCCAGCAGTACGCCCAGTTCAGGAACAGCCGCTGCGAGCCGCTGATCCCCTCCTCGTCGACCGGCACGTCCGCGCCCTCGAGCGAGATCAGGTAGGCGGTGTGCCCGATGGTCAGGCCGCCGAGGTCGCCGATGTTCTCGCCGACGGTGAGCGATCCGTTGACCCGCTCGCCCGGCAGGTTGCGCGGCTCGAAGCCGTCGTACTGGGTGATGAGCGCCTTGGACTTGGTCTCGAAGGCGGCCTTGTCGTCGGCGGTCCACCAGTCGTTCAGGTTGCCCTGGCCGTCGTACTGCGCGCCCTGGTCGTCGAAGCCGTGGCCGATCTCGTGGCCGATGACCGCGCCGATGCCGCCGTAGTTCTCGGCGGGGTCCGCGTCCGGCGAGAAGAACGGCTTCTGCAGGATGCCGGCCGGGAAGCAGATCTCGTTCGTGCCCGGGTTGTAGTACGCGTTCACCGTCTGCGGCAGCATGAACCACTCGTCGCGGTCGACCGGCGCGCCGATCTTCGCCAGCTGCCGGTCGTGCTCGAAGGCGTCCGCCGCGTAGGCGTTGGCGACCAGATCGCCCTCGACGACGCTCAGCGCGGAGTAGTCGCGGAAGGTGTCCGGGTAGCCGATCTTGGGCCGGAAGGTGGCGAGCTTCTCGTAGGCCCGCTCCTTGGTCTCGTCGGTCATCCAGTCGAGCGCGCCGATGGACTGCCGGTAGGCCTCCAGGAGGTTGGCGACCAGGTCGTCCATGAGGGCCTTGGACGCCGGCGGGAAGTGCCGGGCGACGTACTCCTTGCCGACGGCCTCGCCCATGGCGCCCTCGACGAACTGCACGGCGCGCTTCCAGCGGGCCCGCAGCTCCGGGGTGCCGTTGAGGGTGCGCCCGTAGAACTCGAAGTTGTTGTTCACGAACGCCGAGGAGAGGTAGGGGGCGCTGGTGCGCAGCACGCGCGCGAGCAGCCAGTCGCGCCACTGCTCGACGGGCGTCTCGGTGAGGACGGTCGACAGGTGCGCGAGGTAGGACGGCTGGCGTACGCAGGACTGGGCCAGGGTGTCGTCGCCGCCGCCGAGCGCGTCGACGTAGGCACGCCAGTCGAAGGCCGGGGCGAGCGCGGTCAGCTCGTCGAACGTCGTCAGGTTGTACGTCTTCTGCACGTCCCGCGTCTCGGCCCGCTCCCAGTGCCCCTCGGCGAGCCGGGTCTCCAGGGCGAGGACGGTGCGCGCGGCGGCGGCCGGGTCACCGTGCTCGCCGAGCCGGAACAGCTCGGTGAGGTACTCCTCGTACTTCTCGCGGGTCTCGGCGAACTTCTCGTCGCGGTAGTACGACTCGTCGGGCAGGCCGAGGCCGCCCTGGAGGATGTTGTAGAGGTAACGGTCCGAGTCGCGGTCGTCGGAGTCGATGTACGCGCCGAACAGACCGGAGCCGCCCTTGCGCTCGAAACGGCCGATGAAGCCGGCCAGCCCGCTCACGTCGGTCAGCGCCGCGACCTCGTCCAGGAGCGGACGGATGGGGTCGAGGCCACGTGCCTCGACGGCCTCCTCGTCCATGAACGACGCGTAGAGCTCGGCGATCTTGCGGGCCTCGTCCGGGCCGAGGCTGGTGGGGCCGCCCGCGGCGATCTCCTGGATGATGTCCTTGACCTGCTGCTCGGCGACGTCCACGAGCTGCACGAAGGGGCCCCAGCTGGAGCGGTCGTCGGGGATCGGTTCGGTCGCCAGCCAGTGGCCGTTGACATGGCCGAAGAGGTCGTCCTGCGGTCGGATCGCCGGGTCCATGCCCGAGCGCGCGTCATCCAGAGTGCTCATCGGGGCAGCGTACCCAGGTCAGGGCGGGTGAACAGCATCAATTGCGGCGGCTTCCGCGCAGCGTGAACAGCGCACTGCCCCGCCCGGCGCGGAGCCGGACGGGGCAGTGGAGCCTGTACGGAGATCAGGCGAGGGAGGCGATGGCCTCGTTCAGGGTCTGCGACGGGCGCATGACCTTGGCGGCCTTGGCCGGGTCGGGCTGGAAGTAGCCGCCGATGTCGGCCGGGGAGCCCTGGACGGCGATCAGCTCGTCGACGATCTTCGACTCGTTGGCCGCGAGGGTCTCAGCGAGCGGGGCGAAGGCCTTGGCCAGCTCCGCGTCGTCGGTCTGCTTGGCCAGCTCCTGGGCCCAGTACAGGGCGACGTAGAAGTGGCTGCCGCGGTTGTCGATGCCGCCGAGGCGACGGGTCGGCGACTTGTCCTCGTTGAGGAAGGTGCCGGTGGCGCGGTCGAGGGTCTCGCCGAGGACCTTCGCACGGGCGTTGTCCGTGGTGGTGGCGAGGTGCTCGAAGGAGACCGCGAGGGCCAGGAACTCACCGAGCGAGTCCCAGCGCAGGTAGTTCTCCTTGACCAGCTGCTGGACGTGCTTCGGGGCGGAGCCGCCGGCGCCCGTCTCGAAGAGTCCGCCGCCGTTCATCAGCGGGACGACCGACAGCATCTTGGCGCTGGTGCCCAGCTCCAGGATGGGGAAGAGGTCGGTCAGGTAGTCGCGCAGCACGTTGCCGGTCACCGAGATGGTGTTCAGGCCCTGGCGGATGCGCTCGACGGAGAGCTTGGTGGCGTCCTCCGGGTTGAGGATCCGGATGTCCAGGCCCTCGGTGTCGAGCTCCGCCAGGTACGCCTCGACCTTCTTGATCAGCTGGGCGTCGTGGGCACGGCCCTCGTCCAGCCAGAACACGGCCGGGTCGCCGGTGGCGCGGGCGCGCGTGACGGCGAGCTTGACCCAGTCCTTGATCGGGGCGTCCTTGGTCTGGCAGGCGCGGAAGATGTCGCCCTCGGAGACCGTCTGCTCCAGGACGACGTTGCCGTCGGTGTCGACCAGGCGGACCGTGCCGGTGGTCGGGATCTCGAAGGTCTTGTCGTGGGAGCCGTACTCCTCGGCCTTCTGCGCCATGAGGCCGACGTTCGGGACGGAGCCCATGGTCGACGGGTCGTAGGCGCCGTGGGCGCGGCAGTCCTCGATGACGGCCTGGTACACGCCGGCGTAGGAGGAGTCCGGGATGACGGCGAGGGTGTCGGCCTCGTTGCCGTCCTTGTCCCACATGTGACCCGAGGTGCGGATCATGGCGGGCATCGAGGCGTCGATGATGACGTCCGAGGGCACGTGCAGGTTGGTGATGCCGCGGTCGGAGTCGACCATGGCCAGCTCCGGGCCGGCGGCCAGCTCGGCCTCGAAGGACGCCTTGATGTCGGCGCCGTTCGCGAGCGACTCCAGGCCCTTGTAGATGCCGCCCAGACCGTCGTTCGGGGTGAGGCCCGCGGCGGCCAGGTCGCCGCCGAAGCGGGCGAAGGTCTCGGGGAAGAAGGCGCGCACGACGTGACCGAAGATGATCGGGTCGGAGACCTTCATCATGGTGGCCTTGAGGTGCGCGGAGAAGAGGACGCCCTCTTCCTTGGCGCGGGCGACCTGGGCGGTCAGGAACTCGCGCAGGGCGGCGACGCGCAGCACGGAGGCGTCGACGACCTCACCGGCGAGGACCGGTACGGACTCGCGCAGCACGGTGGTGGTGCCGTTGTCACCGACCAGCTCGATGCGCAGGGCGCCGTCGGCG is a genomic window containing:
- a CDS encoding M13-type metalloendopeptidase, producing the protein MSTLDDARSGMDPAIRPQDDLFGHVNGHWLATEPIPDDRSSWGPFVQLVDVAEQQVKDIIQEIAAGGPTSLGPDEARKIAELYASFMDEEAVEARGLDPIRPLLDEVAALTDVSGLAGFIGRFERKGGSGLFGAYIDSDDRDSDRYLYNILQGGLGLPDESYYRDEKFAETREKYEEYLTELFRLGEHGDPAAAARTVLALETRLAEGHWERAETRDVQKTYNLTTFDELTALAPAFDWRAYVDALGGGDDTLAQSCVRQPSYLAHLSTVLTETPVEQWRDWLLARVLRTSAPYLSSAFVNNNFEFYGRTLNGTPELRARWKRAVQFVEGAMGEAVGKEYVARHFPPASKALMDDLVANLLEAYRQSIGALDWMTDETKERAYEKLATFRPKIGYPDTFRDYSALSVVEGDLVANAYAADAFEHDRQLAKIGAPVDRDEWFMLPQTVNAYYNPGTNEICFPAGILQKPFFSPDADPAENYGGIGAVIGHEIGHGFDDQGAQYDGQGNLNDWWTADDKAAFETKSKALITQYDGFEPRNLPGERVNGSLTVGENIGDLGGLTIGHTAYLISLEGADVPVDEEGISGSQRLFLNWAYCWRTKRRKEQEQQYLTIDPHSPPEFRANIVRNLDEFHQAFETEAGDGLWLDPADRVRIW
- a CDS encoding NADP-dependent isocitrate dehydrogenase, with the translated sequence MTDSTIIYTHTDEAPALATYSFLPVIEAYASTAGVGVETRDISLAGRIIASFPEYLEEGQRIADALAELGELAKTPQANIIKLPNISASIPQLKAAVAELQEQGYALPAYPDEPKTDEEREIRARYDKVKGSAVNPVLREGNSDRRAPASVKNYAKAHPHRMGAWTAESKTNVATMGENDFRSTEKSATIAADGALRIELVGDNGTTTVLRESVPVLAGEVVDASVLRVAALREFLTAQVARAKEEGVLFSAHLKATMMKVSDPIIFGHVVRAFFPETFARFGGDLAAAGLTPNDGLGGIYKGLESLANGADIKASFEAELAAGPELAMVDSDRGITNLHVPSDVIIDASMPAMIRTSGHMWDKDGNEADTLAVIPDSSYAGVYQAVIEDCRAHGAYDPSTMGSVPNVGLMAQKAEEYGSHDKTFEIPTTGTVRLVDTDGNVVLEQTVSEGDIFRACQTKDAPIKDWVKLAVTRARATGDPAVFWLDEGRAHDAQLIKKVEAYLAELDTEGLDIRILNPEDATKLSVERIRQGLNTISVTGNVLRDYLTDLFPILELGTSAKMLSVVPLMNGGGLFETGAGGSAPKHVQQLVKENYLRWDSLGEFLALAVSFEHLATTTDNARAKVLGETLDRATGTFLNEDKSPTRRLGGIDNRGSHFYVALYWAQELAKQTDDAELAKAFAPLAETLAANESKIVDELIAVQGSPADIGGYFQPDPAKAAKVMRPSQTLNEAIASLA